One window of Mesorhizobium sp. PAMC28654 genomic DNA carries:
- a CDS encoding MFS transporter yields MAIAEQSRIELIPAPDEVRSAGWALASLSLATLLSSLGTSIASVGLPSLMQAFGASFQLVQWVVLAYLLAITTLIVSAGRLADMVGRRPLLLCGIALFTAASVLCGLAPTLWLLIAARAVQGLGAAMMMALTLAFVGETVAKAKTGSAMGLLGAMSSIGTTLGPSLGGLLIAWLGWRAIFLVNVPLGLLTFILAYRTLPVRKKTTKADGGGFDGIGTTLLALTLAAYALAMTLGRGSFGSLNIGLLIAAAVGVLLFALVEARIANPLIQPAKFRDNTLNASLIMSLVVATVMMATLVVAPFYLSRALGLNAAMVGLVLSTGPLVSSLSALAAGRLVDRFGAHRMMVAGLFSLAAGTFLMSLTRTEFGIAGYVVPITVTCIGYALFQTSNNSAVMGGVGTDQRGVVSGLLNLARNLGLITGASVMGAIFAVASAGGQAGASVLTAAAATRGMQVTFQTATGLALVALILALLSARTAARRMPANSSAVKGP; encoded by the coding sequence TTGGCCATTGCTGAGCAAAGCCGCATCGAACTGATACCGGCGCCGGATGAGGTGCGATCCGCGGGATGGGCACTGGCAAGCCTGTCGCTCGCCACGCTCCTGTCTTCACTCGGAACCAGCATCGCCAGTGTCGGGCTTCCGTCGCTGATGCAGGCATTCGGTGCGTCGTTCCAGCTCGTGCAGTGGGTTGTCCTGGCCTATCTGCTCGCCATCACCACCTTGATCGTCAGCGCCGGACGGCTCGCCGACATGGTCGGCCGCCGGCCGCTGCTGCTTTGCGGCATCGCTTTGTTCACGGCGGCGTCGGTGCTCTGTGGCCTTGCGCCGACGCTGTGGTTGCTGATCGCGGCGCGGGCCGTGCAGGGACTAGGCGCGGCGATGATGATGGCCCTGACGCTCGCCTTTGTCGGCGAGACGGTTGCCAAGGCGAAAACCGGCAGCGCCATGGGTCTGCTCGGCGCCATGTCCTCGATCGGCACCACACTTGGTCCGTCGCTTGGCGGCCTGCTCATCGCCTGGCTCGGCTGGCGGGCGATCTTCCTGGTCAATGTGCCCCTGGGCTTGCTGACTTTCATTCTTGCCTATCGCACTTTGCCGGTTCGCAAAAAGACGACGAAGGCAGATGGCGGCGGTTTCGACGGCATCGGCACCACGCTGCTCGCGCTGACACTGGCCGCCTATGCGCTGGCCATGACGCTTGGCCGGGGCAGCTTCGGCTCCCTCAACATCGGCTTGCTCATCGCCGCGGCGGTCGGTGTGCTTCTGTTCGCCCTTGTCGAAGCTCGCATTGCCAACCCATTGATTCAGCCGGCAAAGTTTCGGGACAACACGTTGAATGCAAGCCTCATCATGAGCCTCGTCGTTGCCACGGTGATGATGGCGACGCTGGTGGTTGCCCCGTTCTACCTTTCGCGCGCACTCGGCCTGAACGCCGCCATGGTCGGGCTGGTGCTTTCGACCGGGCCGCTTGTCTCCTCCCTGTCGGCGCTGGCGGCTGGACGCCTGGTCGACCGCTTTGGCGCGCACCGGATGATGGTGGCGGGCCTGTTCAGCCTCGCCGCGGGCACCTTCCTCATGTCCTTGACAAGGACGGAGTTCGGCATTGCCGGCTATGTCGTGCCGATCACCGTCACATGCATTGGCTACGCCCTGTTCCAGACATCCAACAATTCAGCCGTGATGGGCGGTGTCGGCACGGACCAGCGCGGCGTGGTCTCCGGCCTGCTCAATCTGGCGCGCAATCTCGGCCTGATCACCGGCGCATCGGTGATGGGTGCCATTTTTGCCGTGGCATCGGCTGGGGGACAGGCGGGCGCGAGCGTCCTGACGGCAGCCGCCGCGACGCGGGGAATGCAGGTTACGTTTCAGACGGCCACGGGCCTGGCGCTGGTTGCACTGATCCTTGCGCTGCTCTCGGCTCGCACTGCGGCAAGGCGCATGCCCGCCAACTCATCCGCAGTCAAAGGTCCGTGA
- a CDS encoding LysR family transcriptional regulator, which translates to MSSPDLNLLVALDVLLTEGSVARAAFRLRLSPSAMSRTLARLREATGDPLLVRAGRGLVPTPRAQELQQQAGRVVQDAETLLRPARLLNPASLDRIFTLRTNESFVEEFAPRLVARIEAEAPRVRLRFAPKFDKDVTSLREAAIDLEIGVAGETGPEMRIQALFRDRFIGAVRAGHPLSNGIVTAERYASGRHISVSRRGRERGPIDEALERLGLQRTVACMVAGFSATLALARASDLIASVPERHTEGARTGMHSFPLPVATVEVTISMLWHPRLDADPAQRWLRDCVREVCAASR; encoded by the coding sequence ATGTCTTCACCTGATCTCAACCTGCTTGTCGCCCTCGATGTCCTGCTGACGGAAGGCAGCGTGGCGCGCGCCGCCTTCCGTCTTCGCCTCAGTCCCTCGGCGATGAGCCGGACCCTGGCGCGGCTGCGCGAGGCGACGGGCGATCCGCTGCTGGTTCGCGCCGGCCGCGGCTTGGTTCCCACGCCGCGCGCCCAGGAACTGCAACAGCAGGCCGGCCGTGTGGTCCAGGATGCGGAAACGCTCCTGCGACCTGCCAGGCTCCTCAACCCTGCAAGCCTCGACAGGATTTTCACGCTGCGCACCAATGAGAGCTTTGTCGAGGAGTTCGCGCCGCGCCTTGTCGCCCGTATCGAAGCCGAGGCGCCTCGCGTGCGGCTGCGCTTCGCGCCGAAGTTCGACAAGGATGTCACGTCGCTGCGTGAAGCGGCGATTGATCTCGAAATCGGCGTCGCCGGTGAAACCGGACCGGAAATGCGCATTCAGGCGCTGTTTCGCGACCGCTTCATCGGCGCGGTACGGGCTGGTCATCCCTTGAGCAATGGCATCGTGACGGCGGAGCGCTACGCTTCCGGCCGCCACATCAGTGTTTCCCGGCGTGGCCGCGAGAGAGGGCCGATCGACGAAGCCCTGGAGCGGCTTGGGCTCCAACGGACAGTTGCCTGCATGGTGGCCGGGTTTTCGGCGACGCTTGCCCTGGCACGCGCATCCGACCTGATCGCCAGCGTTCCCGAGCGGCATACCGAGGGCGCGCGCACGGGCATGCACAGCTTTCCACTGCCAGTCGCCACCGTCGAGGTCACCATCTCCATGCTCTGGCACCCGCGTCTCGATGCCGATCCGGCGCAGCGCTGGTTGCGAGATTGCGTGCGGGAGGTGTGCGCGGCCTCACGATGA
- the cml gene encoding CmlA/FloR family chloramphenicol efflux MFS transporter, translated as MMPSPKSWTYSLPSALLLMAPFDILASLAMDIYLPVVPTMPAALQTSPAVIQLTLSLYMIVLGLGQILFGPISDRMGRRPVLIGGALLFAAASFLLAGTSVATAFVVLRVLQAIGASAILVATFATVRDIYAQKPEGAVVYGLFSSMLAFVPALGPIAGALIADTLGWRAIFIALGILAAAATLNAWPRWHETRPSTGVNPRVAFRPILSSLPFWTYTLAFSAAMGAFFVFFSTAPRVLIDRAGFSQVGFSLAFATAALVMIVTTRFVKGFAAQWGTAGSAARGMAMLFLGAALLAVGQMIAQPSFATFVLPMWVIAMGIVFTVSVTANGALQEFSDVAGTAVALYFCIQSLVVGIVGTLFVILFGGDTAWPLVAYCTVLPTVASGALWILRKR; from the coding sequence ATCATGCCTTCTCCAAAATCCTGGACCTATTCCTTGCCGTCGGCGCTGTTGCTGATGGCTCCCTTCGACATCCTGGCTTCGCTGGCCATGGATATCTATCTGCCGGTCGTCCCGACCATGCCGGCAGCTCTCCAGACGTCGCCTGCCGTCATTCAGCTGACGCTGAGCCTGTACATGATCGTGCTTGGCTTGGGACAGATCCTTTTCGGCCCGATCTCCGACAGGATGGGCCGGCGTCCCGTACTGATCGGCGGCGCGCTCCTGTTCGCGGCCGCTTCCTTCCTGCTCGCCGGCACATCCGTGGCGACCGCCTTCGTTGTCCTGCGCGTGCTGCAGGCGATCGGAGCGTCAGCCATTCTCGTTGCGACGTTCGCTACGGTGCGCGACATCTATGCGCAAAAGCCGGAAGGTGCGGTTGTCTACGGCCTGTTCAGTTCCATGCTGGCTTTCGTGCCGGCGCTGGGGCCGATAGCCGGCGCGCTGATCGCGGACACTCTTGGCTGGCGCGCAATCTTCATCGCGCTCGGCATTCTGGCCGCTGCGGCAACGCTCAATGCGTGGCCAAGATGGCACGAGACTCGGCCCTCGACTGGCGTCAATCCCCGCGTTGCGTTCCGACCCATCCTCTCAAGCTTACCTTTCTGGACCTATACACTGGCCTTCAGTGCCGCCATGGGAGCCTTCTTCGTCTTCTTCTCGACGGCACCACGGGTTCTCATCGATCGTGCCGGCTTCTCCCAGGTCGGCTTCAGCCTCGCCTTTGCCACGGCGGCGCTGGTGATGATCGTGACCACACGTTTCGTCAAAGGGTTCGCCGCGCAATGGGGCACCGCAGGCAGCGCTGCCCGTGGCATGGCGATGCTGTTTCTGGGCGCGGCCCTGTTGGCGGTCGGGCAGATGATCGCGCAGCCCTCCTTCGCGACATTTGTGCTGCCGATGTGGGTCATCGCCATGGGCATTGTCTTCACCGTGTCGGTGACCGCGAACGGTGCACTTCAAGAGTTCAGCGATGTCGCGGGAACGGCGGTAGCGCTCTACTTCTGCATCCAAAGCCTTGTCGTTGGCATTGTAGGCACACTGTTTGTCATCTTGTTCGGTGGAGATACGGCGTGGCCATTGGTTGCCTACTGCACGGTCCTGCCGACGGTAGCATCAGGCGCACTCTGGATACTGCGGAAACGATAG
- a CDS encoding DMT family transporter, whose product MDKTASGWVSGFIGVLIFSGSLPATRVAVMDFDPIFLTSARAAIAGLLGLALLLVFREKRPERGDLLSLVIVALGVVVGFPLLTALALKHVTSAHSIIFVGLLPLATAIFGVLRGGERPRPAFWLFSCMGSALVAGFALFQGVTASPVGDGLMLAAIIVCGLGYAEGAALSRKLGGWQVICWALTLSLPIMLVLTFVTLPPSFAGVGSNAWIGLAYVSLFSMLIGFVFWYRGLAQGGIAAVGQLQLLQPFFGLGLAATLLHEQVSPLMVVVTLGVVLCVVGAKKFAR is encoded by the coding sequence ATGGACAAGACGGCGAGCGGTTGGGTGAGCGGTTTCATCGGCGTGTTGATCTTCAGTGGGTCGCTGCCGGCGACGCGCGTGGCCGTGATGGATTTCGACCCGATCTTCCTGACCTCCGCCCGGGCCGCGATAGCCGGCCTGCTCGGTCTGGCGCTGCTGCTCGTGTTTCGCGAGAAGCGCCCGGAGCGGGGAGACTTGCTGTCATTGGTGATCGTCGCGCTTGGCGTGGTGGTCGGTTTTCCCTTGCTGACCGCGCTGGCGCTGAAGCATGTCACCTCGGCGCATTCCATCATCTTTGTCGGCCTGCTGCCGCTCGCCACCGCGATCTTCGGCGTGCTGCGCGGCGGCGAGCGTCCCCGCCCGGCCTTCTGGCTTTTTTCGTGCATGGGCAGCGCGCTGGTCGCGGGTTTTGCCCTGTTTCAAGGGGTGACCGCTTCACCGGTCGGTGACGGTTTGATGCTGGCCGCCATCATCGTCTGCGGCCTTGGCTATGCCGAGGGTGCCGCGCTGTCGCGCAAGCTCGGCGGCTGGCAAGTGATCTGCTGGGCGCTGACATTGTCCCTGCCGATCATGCTGGTGCTGACCTTCGTGACCTTGCCGCCATCCTTCGCCGGAGTTGGCTCCAACGCCTGGATCGGCCTCGCCTATGTCTCGCTGTTCAGCATGCTGATCGGCTTCGTCTTCTGGTATCGCGGCCTGGCGCAGGGCGGCATTGCTGCTGTCGGGCAATTGCAGCTCCTGCAGCCGTTCTTTGGTCTGGGATTGGCGGCAACGCTGCTGCATGAGCAGGTCAGTCCGCTGATGGTCGTCGTCACGCTCGGCGTTGTGCTGTGCGTGGTCGGGGCGAAGAAGTTTGCGAGATAG
- a CDS encoding zinc-dependent alcohol dehydrogenase family protein encodes MKAVVFEKFGETPTIQTVPDPKPAPEGVVIKVEATGLCRSDWHGWMGHDDDIRLPHVPGHELAGVVVAAGKRVTRWKAGDRVTVPFVGGCGRCFECTSGNHQVCEHQFQPGFTAWGSFAEYVAIDFADTNLVRLPEEMEFATAASLGCRFVTSFRAIVDQGRVKPGEWVAVHGCGGVGLSAIMIASAMGANVIAIDLTDEKLEFARKVGAVATINASTTPNVVKAVKQITDGGAHMSMDALGHPTTSFNSISNLRRRGRHVQVGLMLGDHARAPVPMSKVIAFELEILGSHGMQAFRYQSMMEMIRTGKLKPELLVGKKISLAEAPAALIAMGGFEGIGIGVVTKF; translated from the coding sequence ATGAAAGCCGTTGTCTTTGAAAAATTCGGCGAGACGCCGACGATCCAGACCGTTCCCGACCCGAAGCCGGCTCCGGAAGGTGTCGTCATCAAGGTCGAGGCGACCGGGCTGTGCCGTAGCGACTGGCATGGCTGGATGGGTCATGACGATGATATCCGCCTGCCGCATGTGCCCGGCCATGAACTGGCGGGCGTGGTCGTGGCGGCCGGCAAGCGCGTGACGCGCTGGAAGGCAGGCGATCGCGTCACCGTGCCCTTCGTCGGCGGTTGCGGGCGCTGCTTCGAATGCACCTCGGGCAACCATCAGGTCTGCGAGCATCAGTTCCAGCCCGGCTTCACCGCCTGGGGCTCGTTCGCCGAATATGTGGCAATCGACTTCGCCGACACGAATCTCGTGCGCCTGCCGGAAGAAATGGAATTCGCCACCGCCGCCAGCCTTGGTTGCCGCTTCGTGACCTCGTTTCGGGCCATCGTCGACCAGGGACGGGTGAAGCCCGGCGAATGGGTGGCCGTTCACGGCTGCGGCGGCGTCGGCCTGTCGGCGATCATGATCGCCAGCGCCATGGGCGCCAATGTCATCGCCATCGACCTCACCGACGAGAAACTGGAGTTTGCCCGCAAGGTCGGCGCGGTGGCGACCATCAATGCTTCGACGACGCCCAACGTCGTAAAAGCCGTCAAGCAGATCACCGATGGCGGCGCGCACATGTCGATGGACGCGCTCGGCCACCCGACGACCTCGTTCAACTCGATCTCGAATTTACGCCGGCGCGGCCGTCACGTGCAAGTCGGCCTGATGCTTGGCGACCATGCCAGGGCACCCGTGCCGATGAGCAAGGTTATCGCCTTCGAGTTGGAAATTCTCGGTAGCCACGGCATGCAGGCCTTCCGCTATCAGTCGATGATGGAGATGATCCGCACCGGAAAGCTGAAGCCCGAATTGCTGGTCGGCAAGAAGATCAGCCTCGCAGAGGCACCGGCAGCCCTGATAGCGATGGGCGGGTTCGAGGGCATCGGCATTGGGGTGGTGACGAAGTTCTAG
- the maiA gene encoding maleylacetoacetate isomerase produces MSDIVLHNYYRSSTSYRVRIALEMKGLTYDYVPHHLRHGDHLEPAYLAVNPQGLVPALIWGGTLLTQSLAIIEFLDETKPEPPLLPRDALGRARVRMLAQMIACDIHPVNNLRVLTSLRTLFGAGDQDISNWFRHWVNEGFQPLEKILASSAETRTFCHGDAPGLADICLAAQVTNNARFNIDMTPYPTIARINTACMALPAFQKAAPQNQIDAE; encoded by the coding sequence ATGAGCGACATCGTCCTTCACAACTACTACCGCTCCTCCACATCCTACCGGGTGCGGATCGCGCTGGAGATGAAGGGACTGACCTACGATTACGTGCCGCATCATCTGCGCCACGGCGATCACCTGGAACCAGCTTATCTGGCGGTTAATCCGCAAGGACTGGTACCGGCGCTGATATGGGGCGGCACGCTGTTGACGCAATCGCTGGCGATCATCGAATTTCTCGACGAGACAAAGCCCGAGCCGCCGCTGCTCCCCCGGGATGCACTGGGTCGCGCGCGCGTCAGGATGCTGGCGCAGATGATCGCCTGCGACATCCATCCGGTGAACAATCTGCGCGTGCTGACGTCGCTGCGAACTTTGTTCGGCGCGGGTGACCAGGACATCTCCAACTGGTTCCGGCACTGGGTGAACGAAGGCTTCCAGCCGCTTGAAAAGATCCTCGCTTCCTCGGCCGAGACAAGGACGTTTTGCCATGGCGATGCTCCCGGCCTGGCGGATATCTGTCTGGCCGCGCAGGTCACCAACAATGCCCGCTTCAACATCGACATGACGCCCTACCCGACGATCGCGCGCATCAATACCGCCTGCATGGCGCTGCCGGCCTTCCAGAAGGCGGCTCCCCAGAACCAGATCGATGCCGAGTAG
- a CDS encoding fumarylacetoacetate hydrolase family protein has translation MTKFVLPPPATPSVAIAGTSERFAVRRIFCVGRNYAAHARELGNDERDPPFFFTKPGDAVVDSGTVIPYPPLTENLHHEIELVVAIGKAGFRIPLGRALDHIWGYGVGIDLTRRDLQEEAKRAARPWDWSKSFDRSAPCGPLVPATKSGHPEKGSIWLAVNGEIRQDGDLAELIWPIADIVSICSEAVELKPGDLIFTGTPAGVGPVNPGETITGGVDGIGEIEVTIGPAE, from the coding sequence ATGACAAAGTTCGTCCTTCCCCCGCCCGCAACGCCATCGGTTGCCATCGCCGGCACAAGCGAGCGTTTCGCGGTGCGCCGCATCTTCTGTGTCGGCCGCAACTATGCGGCGCATGCGCGCGAACTTGGAAATGACGAACGCGATCCACCCTTCTTCTTCACCAAGCCCGGCGACGCGGTGGTCGATTCCGGCACAGTTATCCCCTACCCGCCGCTGACCGAGAATCTGCATCACGAGATCGAACTCGTCGTCGCCATCGGCAAGGCCGGCTTCCGCATTCCTCTTGGCCGGGCACTGGACCATATCTGGGGCTACGGCGTCGGCATCGACCTCACCCGGCGCGATCTCCAGGAGGAAGCGAAGAGGGCGGCACGGCCGTGGGACTGGTCGAAGAGCTTCGACCGCTCCGCCCCTTGCGGCCCTCTCGTTCCCGCCACGAAATCCGGACATCCTGAAAAGGGCAGCATCTGGCTCGCCGTCAATGGCGAGATCAGGCAGGACGGCGACCTTGCCGAACTGATCTGGCCGATCGCCGATATTGTCTCGATCTGCAGCGAGGCGGTCGAGTTGAAGCCTGGCGACCTGATCTTTACCGGCACGCCGGCAGGCGTCGGTCCGGTCAATCCGGGCGAGACAATCACCGGCGGCGTCGACGGCATCGGCGAAATCGAGGTGACCATCGGGCCAGCCGAATGA
- a CDS encoding response regulator, whose product MTTANDRARFLIIDDHPLFREALHSAVQMAYPEVDTVEARSITEALELLADAKPFDLALLDLSMPDVHGFDGLLQLRTRYPRLPVVIVSGYEEPKIISEALSYGAAGFIPKSARKSDLANAIRSVMEGAIYVPETYEGQPPDAESTDRAEMVQRLSTLTPQQLRVLQMLRQGLLNKQIAYELQVGETTVKAHVSEILRKLNVYSRTQAVIEVSKLDNAELFRDQAGF is encoded by the coding sequence ATGACCACAGCCAACGACCGCGCCAGGTTTCTGATCATCGACGATCATCCGCTGTTTCGCGAGGCGCTGCACAGCGCCGTGCAGATGGCCTATCCGGAAGTCGATACGGTTGAGGCGCGCTCAATCACCGAAGCGCTGGAGCTGCTGGCGGATGCGAAACCCTTCGACCTTGCGCTTCTCGACCTCAGCATGCCCGACGTGCATGGCTTCGATGGCCTGCTGCAGCTCCGGACCCGCTATCCGCGCCTGCCGGTGGTCATCGTTTCAGGCTATGAGGAGCCGAAGATTATTTCCGAGGCACTGTCCTATGGCGCCGCCGGCTTCATCCCGAAATCGGCGCGCAAGAGCGATCTTGCCAATGCCATCCGCTCGGTGATGGAAGGCGCCATCTACGTGCCGGAAACCTATGAGGGCCAGCCGCCGGATGCCGAAAGCACTGACCGCGCCGAGATGGTGCAGCGGCTTTCCACGCTGACGCCGCAGCAATTGCGGGTGTTGCAGATGCTGCGCCAGGGCCTGCTCAACAAGCAGATTGCCTACGAGCTGCAGGTCGGCGAAACCACGGTCAAGGCGCATGTCTCCGAGATCCTGCGCAAGCTCAACGTCTACAGCCGCACGCAGGCGGTGATCGAGGTGTCGAAGCTGGATAATGCGGAGCTGTTTCGAGATCAGGCGGGGTTTTGA
- a CDS encoding hybrid sensor histidine kinase/response regulator: MPLKDINDLEKLKKINAALVSRVERSMDQQGNAFSLFQTAISLENRVRTRTDELHSTLRRLEQSNIDLSAAKENAELANLSKTRFLAAASHDVLQPLNAAHLSVSALAEVQTSDEGKKLVRQVERSLETMEDLLRTLLDISKLDAGVVQPDIGDVSLETLFSSLRSDFLPVAQLKGLSLKFRPVNAVVRSDRTLLRRILQNILSNALRYTRAGGVLVGTRHRGDTIRIDVADTGCGIPEEQREAVFEEFHRGTNSADTELAGGGLGLGLAIVRRMAGALGHPVTFSSKVGRGTIFHIDVPVGIGASADAIANAADMERPRGYGLFGTKVLLVENDADVLQAMTFLLERWQCLVRAATSTDDALDLLGDTDWVPDIVIADQHLDGGDLGTATIAEVRDYLGRALPALIVTADSSEVVAKAARAAGIELMRKPLKPAQLRALLAHLLA; encoded by the coding sequence ATGCCGCTAAAGGACATCAACGACCTGGAGAAGCTGAAGAAGATCAACGCCGCGCTGGTCAGCCGCGTCGAGCGGTCCATGGATCAGCAAGGCAATGCGTTCTCGCTGTTCCAGACAGCCATTTCGCTGGAGAACCGGGTGCGCACACGCACCGACGAATTGCATTCAACCTTGCGCCGGCTGGAACAGTCGAACATCGACCTGAGCGCCGCCAAGGAAAACGCCGAACTGGCGAACCTGTCCAAGACAAGGTTTCTCGCCGCCGCCAGCCATGACGTGTTGCAGCCATTGAATGCCGCGCATCTCTCGGTCTCGGCGCTGGCCGAGGTGCAGACCAGCGACGAGGGCAAGAAACTGGTCCGTCAGGTGGAGCGGTCGCTGGAGACGATGGAGGATCTGCTCCGTACGTTGCTCGACATCTCCAAGCTCGACGCCGGCGTCGTCCAGCCCGATATCGGCGATGTCAGCCTGGAGACGCTGTTCTCGTCGCTGCGTTCGGACTTCCTGCCGGTGGCGCAACTGAAGGGCCTGTCGCTGAAATTCCGGCCGGTGAACGCGGTCGTTCGTTCGGACCGCACCTTGCTGCGCCGCATCCTGCAGAACATCCTCTCCAATGCGCTGCGCTACACCCGCGCGGGCGGCGTTCTGGTCGGCACAAGGCATCGCGGCGACACGATCCGCATCGATGTCGCCGACACCGGTTGCGGCATTCCAGAAGAGCAGCGCGAAGCCGTATTCGAGGAATTCCATCGCGGCACCAACTCCGCCGATACCGAACTGGCCGGCGGTGGCCTTGGCCTCGGCCTAGCCATCGTGCGCCGCATGGCCGGAGCGCTCGGCCATCCCGTCACGTTTTCGTCGAAAGTCGGGCGCGGTACGATTTTCCACATCGATGTTCCCGTGGGCATCGGTGCCAGCGCCGACGCCATCGCCAATGCCGCCGACATGGAACGGCCACGCGGCTACGGCCTGTTCGGCACCAAGGTGCTGCTGGTCGAGAACGACGCCGACGTGTTGCAGGCGATGACGTTCCTGCTTGAGCGCTGGCAATGCCTGGTGCGCGCGGCCACCTCGACAGACGACGCGCTCGACCTGCTCGGCGACACCGACTGGGTGCCCGACATCGTCATTGCCGACCAGCATCTCGACGGCGGCGACCTCGGCACCGCCACCATCGCCGAAGTCCGCGACTATCTCGGCCGCGCCCTGCCGGCGCTGATCGTTACCGCCGACAGTTCGGAAGTGGTGGCGAAGGCAGCCCGCGCCGCCGGCATCGAACTGATGCGCAAGCCGCTGAAGCCGGCGCAACTGAGGGCGCTGCTGGCGCATTTGCTGGCTTAG
- a CDS encoding FIST signal transduction protein, whose translation MRRKPLASSRTSYACGLSVLTTDEPDMDAFAKAIAVEAAAIDAGFALLFFSQSLIDATALSDALRAHAPALHYAGCSTAGEITPQGLEDGHVLAMLLPSASFTAVSAMVDDLSSSGMDRITGEVEGLRRSLRGRTGREHTKDTFALCFIDGLSYAEEAVTSAIHWGLDDIPLIGGSAGDDLKFETTRLISNGKVTSDSAIIVLIASDIPFHVFKTDNFVPTDEKLVVTASDPDHRIVREFNATNAAEEYAAAVGIMPRTLTPLSFASHPVVVKVGGEYYCRSIQKMHPDGSLSFFCAIDDGVVLSIAQPKGMVESTRAALKDAEERLGGIDMILGFDCVLRRLDARNRQVFRDISELYRVNNVIGFGTYGEQYRSMHLNQTFTGIAFGERQAAE comes from the coding sequence ATGCGGAGGAAGCCGCTGGCCAGTTCAAGGACTAGCTATGCATGCGGCCTGTCGGTGCTCACCACCGACGAGCCCGACATGGATGCGTTCGCCAAGGCGATCGCGGTGGAAGCCGCGGCAATCGATGCCGGCTTCGCGCTGCTGTTTTTCTCCCAGAGCCTAATCGATGCAACCGCCCTGTCCGACGCGCTCCGCGCTCATGCGCCGGCACTGCACTATGCGGGCTGTTCGACAGCCGGTGAAATCACGCCGCAGGGCCTGGAGGATGGCCACGTGCTCGCCATGCTGCTGCCATCCGCGTCGTTCACTGCGGTCAGCGCGATGGTCGATGACTTGTCCTCGTCGGGGATGGACAGGATCACCGGCGAAGTGGAAGGGCTGAGGCGGTCGCTTCGCGGGCGCACGGGTCGGGAGCATACGAAAGACACGTTTGCACTCTGCTTCATCGACGGGCTGTCCTATGCCGAGGAGGCGGTGACTTCAGCCATCCACTGGGGCCTCGACGACATTCCGCTGATTGGCGGCTCGGCCGGCGATGATCTGAAATTCGAGACCACGCGACTGATTTCCAACGGCAAGGTCACCTCCGACAGCGCCATCATCGTGTTGATCGCAAGCGACATTCCCTTCCACGTCTTCAAGACCGACAATTTTGTTCCCACCGACGAGAAGCTGGTGGTCACCGCATCCGATCCCGACCATCGCATCGTGCGGGAGTTCAACGCCACCAATGCGGCGGAGGAATACGCGGCCGCCGTCGGCATCATGCCGCGGACGCTGACGCCGCTGAGCTTTGCGTCGCATCCGGTGGTGGTGAAGGTGGGCGGCGAATACTATTGCCGCTCGATCCAGAAGATGCACCCGGACGGCTCGCTGTCCTTCTTCTGCGCCATAGATGATGGCGTGGTGCTTTCCATAGCCCAGCCCAAGGGCATGGTGGAATCGACGCGGGCCGCCCTCAAGGATGCCGAGGAAAGGCTGGGCGGCATCGATATGATCCTCGGCTTCGACTGCGTGCTGAGGCGGCTCGATGCTCGCAACAGGCAGGTTTTTCGCGACATTTCGGAGCTCTACCGGGTCAACAATGTCATTGGTTTCGGCACCTATGGCGAGCAATATCGCTCCATGCACCTGAACCAGACTTTCACCGGCATCGCCTTCGGCGAACGCCAGGCGGCCGAATAG
- a CDS encoding (2Fe-2S)-binding protein codes for MSDVSLTVNGKRVSGVAEDRTLLVHFLRENLGLTGTHVGCDTSQCGACVVHVDGKAMKSCSMLAVQASGSTIVTIEGLANGADLHPVQAAFKEHHGLQCGFCTPGMIMTATDMINRHPEGLDEATVRAELEGNICRCTGYHNIVKAILAASKTMSKGAKSKARQAA; via the coding sequence ATGTCGGACGTATCGTTGACGGTGAACGGGAAGCGGGTGAGCGGCGTTGCCGAGGACCGAACGCTCCTGGTTCATTTCTTGCGGGAGAATCTCGGCCTCACCGGCACGCATGTCGGCTGCGACACCTCACAATGCGGCGCCTGCGTCGTGCATGTCGACGGCAAGGCGATGAAGTCCTGCTCGATGCTTGCCGTACAGGCCTCCGGATCGACCATCGTCACGATCGAAGGCCTGGCCAATGGCGCCGACCTGCATCCGGTGCAGGCGGCCTTCAAGGAACATCACGGACTGCAATGCGGCTTCTGCACGCCGGGCATGATCATGACGGCGACCGACATGATCAACCGCCATCCCGAAGGCCTCGACGAGGCCACGGTGCGCGCCGAGCTCGAAGGCAATATCTGCCGCTGCACCGGCTACCACAACATCGTGAAGGCGATCCTCGCCGCATCGAAGACGATGTCCAAGGGCGCGAAGAGCAAAGCCAGGCAAGCTGCATAG